A single window of Vanessa tameamea isolate UH-Manoa-2023 chromosome 5, ilVanTame1 primary haplotype, whole genome shotgun sequence DNA harbors:
- the LOC113404503 gene encoding uncharacterized protein LOC113404503 → MKLKVIVVLLTFFYFVSSAKVHSRQYVGGFKKEPLKISKSFRSRGEVMENLFIIFDPSFLAYVWPKIKNGVHLNIEPSCWDDVSVFLKDLAEGRSWAYRAADASGRYQSGLFEGRRFWLGSKEQCLLLDEKHKSLETNRTWGEFYSGDYLNALLRREKEFGGNIEEWHSLLQRDELMRRVVEADNEPPISVSYTALQIMLNVTKFTMPSSYEITLGLCLPRTCVAEDVVSIINFSIMLNDNLKSNKTVSRAIKITSLRHVESSYDIKTDIGAVTLILVTLSLVMLSIIATVVDLDLVKLKPYTATSFDLQQYNNDDRKLNGKKTNVLKPISVKDTKMETETLSMKNLNELKRAMREKAIPPSITLDVMAAEGKASCKRCGKYKKQCVNPMQMENVPPCPRVKYNSCASLTTEFKRKNGVWKNLLLSFSLKHSWMRIFNTTMANKDLAMVHALKIIAVLWIIFVHVSVTVDSLAENGGDVNDYNNVYYILSTGTLAFDTLFFVSGLFSAQHFFYLKSRYSEELVKLGGICGQSLQLLCFITNRAIRLLPTYMYATFLTSILSRVSRDTAVLSLPERDYDTCDSYWWRNLLYITTLYPKEEQCMQVSWYLSAETQMHMFGALLCLLLANKKRRTSAVLAVTVLLGATAYDVVTAYSDYGQRVPNAFVLYSVIINRPWSRVVPYCAGVLAGWLLHVADGQCCVSTITSYCFWIATVVTMTASLTLPLVDTSWITAWVHLTWPVALLWPALVCATKYSEWSRRVLCSAAASGASRLCWPALLLHGAAARAALLAADAALCSRLACLICYFAGSTLVTLVGALCLSLLIEMPGCCLLRRISDYTYR, encoded by the exons ATGAAGTTGAAAGTGATCGTAGTgcttttgacttttttttattttgttagtagTGCTAAAGTACACTCACGACAATATGTCGGTGGTTTTAAAAAGGAACCGTTGAAGATATCCAAAAGTTTTCGTTCTCGCGGAGAAGTAATGgagaatttatttatcatttttgatCCATCATTCTTGGCGTATGTAtggccaaaaataaaaaacggtGTGCATTTGAATATCGAACCTTCTTGTTGGGACGATGTTAGTGTGTTTTTAAAAGACTTGGCTGAGGGTCGATCCTGGGCTTACAGAG CTGCGGATGCGTCTGGACGATACCAATCTGGGCTCTTCGAAGGAAGGCGATTTTGGCTCGGCTCAAAAGAACAATGTCTCTTATTG GatgaaaaacataaatcttTGGAAACAAATCGGACGTGGGGCGAGTTTTACAGCGGCGATTATCTCAACGCCCTGTTGAGGAGGGAAAAGGAGTTTGGAGGGA ATATCGAAGAGTGGCACTCGCTATTGCAGCGTGACGAGCTGATGCGCCGTGTTGTTGAGGCGGACAACGAACCGCCCATATCGGTGTCCTACACCGCACTCCAGATCATGCTGAACGTCACCAAGTTCACTATGCCTAGC TCCTATGAAATTACGCTCGGGCTGTGCCTTCCACGGACGTGTGTAGCAGAAGATGTCGTTTCTATAATTAACTTCTCCATCATGCTTAATGACAACTTGAAGAGCAATAAAACAGTTTCAAGGGCCATTAAAATAACTTCCCTGAGACACGTTGAGAGTTCATATGATATCAAAACGGACATCGGAGCTGTTACATTGATACTAGTTACGTTAAGTCTTGTTATGCTGTCAATCATAGCCACAGTCGTAGACTTAGATCTTGTGAAGTTGAAACCCTATACAGCGACAAGCTTCGATTTGCAACAATACAACAACGATGATAGAAAATTAAATGGAAAGAAGACTAATGTTCTTAAACCTATAAGCGTAAAAGATACTAAAATGGAAACGGAAACTCTATCGATGAAGAATTTGAATGAGTTGAAGAGGGCGATGAGGGAAAAGGCGATACCTCCTTCGATTACGCTCGACGTAATGGCAGCGGAAGGAAAAGCGAGTTGCAAGAGATGTGGGAAGTACAAGAAGCAATGCGTGAATCCTATGCAAATGGAGAATGTTCCTCCCTGTCCGAGGGTTAAATACAATTCCTGTGCGAGTCTCACTACTGAGTTCAAGAGAAAGAACGGTGTTTGGAAGAACTTGCTGCTGAGTTTCTCTTTGAAACATAGTTGGATGAGGATCTTCAACACGACGATGGCGAATAAAGATTTAGCGATGGTGCACGCGCTGAAGATAATTGCCGTCCTGTGGATCATCTTCGTGCATGTTTCGGTCACTGTTGACAGTCTTGCAG AAAATGGCGGCGATGTCAATgactataataatgtttattacatattatcgACCGGGACTCTTGCGTTTGATACGTTGTTTTTTGTCag TGGTCTATTCAGCGCGCAGCACTTCTTCTACTTAAAGAGTCGTTACTCCGAAGAGTTAGTCAAATTAGGGGGCATCTGTGGGCAGAGTCTGCAGCTGCTATGTTTTATTACCAATAGAGCTATAag GTTGCTGCCAACGTACATGTACGCCACGTTCCTGACGTCGATCCTCTCGCGAGTGTCCCGCGACACCGCGGTGTTGTCGTTGCCCGAACGCGACTACGACACTTGCGACAGCTACTGGTGGAGGAACCTCCTCTACATCACAACTCTCTACCCCAAAGAGGAACAG TGCATGCAAGTATCCTGGTACCTGTCAGCAGAGACTCAGATGCATATGTTCGGAGCCTTGCTCTGCCTGTTATTGGCTAATAAAAAGCGTAGAACCAGCGCTGTACTGGCGGTCACGGTGCTGCTGGGCGCTACAGCGTATGATGTCGTCACTGCTTACTCGGATTACGGACAACG CGTCCCCAACGCATTCGTGCTGTACTCCGTGATTATCAACCGTCCGTGGTCGCGCGTGGTGCCGTACTGCGCGGGCGTGCTGGCGGGCTGGCTGCTGCACGTCGCCGACGGCCAGTGCTGCGTGTCCACC ATAACATCGTACTGTTTCTGGATAGCGACAGTGGTCACAATGACGGCCTCGCTGACCTTGCCCCTCGTAGATACGAGCTGGATCACGGCCTGGGTACACCTGACGTGGCCCGTCGCGTTGTTATGGCCTGCGCTAGTTTGCGCTACGAAATATTCTG AGTGGTCGCGGCGCGTGCTGTGCAGCGCGGCCGCGTCGGGCGCGAGTCGCCTGTGCTGGCCCGCGCTGCTGCTGCAcggcgccgccgcgcgcgccgcgctgcTCGCCGCCGACGCCGCGCTCTGCTCGCGGCTCGCCTGCCTC aTTTGTTACTTCGCGGGCTCCACTTTAGTGACGCTCGTTGGCGCCCTCTGTCTCTCCCTGCTGATAGAAATGCCGGGCTGTTGTCTCCTTAGAAGAATATCAGACTACACATACCGATAA